From one Alosa alosa isolate M-15738 ecotype Scorff River chromosome 5, AALO_Geno_1.1, whole genome shotgun sequence genomic stretch:
- the slc1a3a gene encoding solute carrier family 1 member 3a isoform X1 has product MTQSNKENPLPRNRVQQIRQGIQSRSMKARKKVENISKEDVKGFFYKNAFVILTVIAVILGIALGFALRPYKMSYRDVQYFSFPGELLMRMLQMLVLPLLVSSLITGMAALDSRASGKMGIRAVVYYTTTTIIAVFIGIVMVLIIHPGKGGKDEFTKQEKIEQVSPADAFLDLIRNMFPPNIVQACTHQFKTTYGKRVVHVKITVNDSIFNLTNGSHEITREEVIPVLGTVNSINALGLVVFSMCFGLIIGSMKEQGQPLKDFFDCLNEAIMRLVAIIMWYAPVGIMFLIAGKIVEMDDITQMGSQLAMYTVTVIIGLLIHAIVVLPTLYFIVTRKNPFVFIGGLLQALITALGTSSSSATLPITFKCLEENNKVDKRVTRFVLPVGATINMDGTALYEALAAIFIAQVNNMDLNFGQILTISITATAASIGAAGIPQAGLVTMVIVLTSVGLPTDDITLIIAVDWFLDRLRTTTNVLGDSIGAGIVEHLSRHELEVKDAEVGNSVVEERQRMEETNKLIPDYDNKAPDSETNM; this is encoded by the exons ATGACTCAGAGTAACAAGGAGAATCCGCTACCGAGGAATCGGGTGCAGCAAATCCGGCAGGGCATACAGAGCCGCTCAATGAAGGCCAGGAAGAAAGTGGAAAATATCTCCAAGGAGGACGTAAAGGGCTTTTTCTACAAAAATGCCTTTGTCATTCTCACCGTCATTGCAGTCATTTTAG GGATCGCATTGGGCTTTGCCTTGCGTCCCTATAAGATGTCATACCGGGACGTGCAATATTTCTCTTTTCCTGGTGAGCTGCTCATGCGCATGCTGCAGATGCTGGTGCTTCCACTCCTGGTCTCCAGTTTAATTACAG GGATGGCTGCTCTGGACAGCCGAGCGTCTGGCAAGATGGGCATCCGCGCGGTGGTCTACTACACGACCACCACCATCATCGCGGTCTTCATTGGCATCGTCATGGTCCTCATAATCCACCCGGGCAAAGGTGGCAAGGATGAATTCACCAAGCAAGAAAAGATCGAGCAAGTCAGCCCGGCCGACGCCTTCCTGGACCTCATCAG AAACATGTTCCCACCGAATATtgtgcaagcatgcacacaccag TTCAAGACCACGTATGGGAAGCGAGTGGTGCATGTGAAGATCACAGTAAATGACTCCATTTTCAACCTGACTAATGGCTCTCACGAAATCACTCGGGAGGAGGTGATCCCTGTCCTAGGGACGGTGAACAGCATCAATGCCCTGGGACTGGTGGTATTCTCCATGTGTTTTGGCCTCATCATTGGGAGCATGAAGGAGCAGGGACAGCCTCTAAAAGACTTCTTTGACTGCCTCAACGAGGCCATCATGAGACTGGTTGCCATCATTATGTG GTATGCTCCAGTGGGTATCATGTTCCTGATTGCTGGGAAGATTGTGGAGATGGACGACATCACACAGATGGGCAGCCAGTTGGCCATGTACACGGTGACCGTCATAATTGGCCTGCTTATTCACGCCATCGTGGTGCTGCCCACGCTCTACTTCATTGTCACGCGGAAGAACCCCTTCGTGTTCATCGGCGGTCTGCTGCAGGCACTCATCACGGCCCTTGGCACGTCGTCCAG TTCTGCCACGCTGCCTATCACTTTCAAGTGTCTTGAAGAAAACAACAAAGTCGACAAGCGGGTGACGCGCTTCGTGTTGCCGGTCGGGGCCACCATCAACATGGACGGCACAGCTTTATACGAGGCTCTGGCCGCCATCTTCATTGCCCAGGTCAACAATATGGATTTGAACTTTGGCCAGATTCTCACCATCAG CATTACAGCCACAGCCGCTAGTATTGGTGCAGCTGGAATCCCTCAGGCTGGTCTGGTCACCATGGTGATTGTGCTGACCTCTGTAGGACTACCCACTGATGACATCACCCTGATCATCGCTGTGGACTGGTTTCT TGACCGACTGCGGACCACCACTAATGTGCTTGGAGACTCCATTGGAGCAGGCATTGTGGAGCACCTATCCCGACATGAGTTGGAAGTTAAGGATGCGGAGGTGGGCaactcagtggtggaggagAGGCAACGGATGGAGGAGACAAACAAGCTCATCCCTGACTATGACAACAAGGCACCTGATAGTGAAACCAATATGTAG
- the slc1a3a gene encoding solute carrier family 1 member 3a isoform X2 gives MFPPNIVQACTHQFKTTYGKRVVHVKITVNDSIFNLTNGSHEITREEVIPVLGTVNSINALGLVVFSMCFGLIIGSMKEQGQPLKDFFDCLNEAIMRLVAIIMWYAPVGIMFLIAGKIVEMDDITQMGSQLAMYTVTVIIGLLIHAIVVLPTLYFIVTRKNPFVFIGGLLQALITALGTSSSSATLPITFKCLEENNKVDKRVTRFVLPVGATINMDGTALYEALAAIFIAQVNNMDLNFGQILTISITATAASIGAAGIPQAGLVTMVIVLTSVGLPTDDITLIIAVDWFLDRLRTTTNVLGDSIGAGIVEHLSRHELEVKDAEVGNSVVEERQRMEETNKLIPDYDNKAPDSETNM, from the exons ATGTTCCCACCGAATATtgtgcaagcatgcacacaccag TTCAAGACCACGTATGGGAAGCGAGTGGTGCATGTGAAGATCACAGTAAATGACTCCATTTTCAACCTGACTAATGGCTCTCACGAAATCACTCGGGAGGAGGTGATCCCTGTCCTAGGGACGGTGAACAGCATCAATGCCCTGGGACTGGTGGTATTCTCCATGTGTTTTGGCCTCATCATTGGGAGCATGAAGGAGCAGGGACAGCCTCTAAAAGACTTCTTTGACTGCCTCAACGAGGCCATCATGAGACTGGTTGCCATCATTATGTG GTATGCTCCAGTGGGTATCATGTTCCTGATTGCTGGGAAGATTGTGGAGATGGACGACATCACACAGATGGGCAGCCAGTTGGCCATGTACACGGTGACCGTCATAATTGGCCTGCTTATTCACGCCATCGTGGTGCTGCCCACGCTCTACTTCATTGTCACGCGGAAGAACCCCTTCGTGTTCATCGGCGGTCTGCTGCAGGCACTCATCACGGCCCTTGGCACGTCGTCCAG TTCTGCCACGCTGCCTATCACTTTCAAGTGTCTTGAAGAAAACAACAAAGTCGACAAGCGGGTGACGCGCTTCGTGTTGCCGGTCGGGGCCACCATCAACATGGACGGCACAGCTTTATACGAGGCTCTGGCCGCCATCTTCATTGCCCAGGTCAACAATATGGATTTGAACTTTGGCCAGATTCTCACCATCAG CATTACAGCCACAGCCGCTAGTATTGGTGCAGCTGGAATCCCTCAGGCTGGTCTGGTCACCATGGTGATTGTGCTGACCTCTGTAGGACTACCCACTGATGACATCACCCTGATCATCGCTGTGGACTGGTTTCT TGACCGACTGCGGACCACCACTAATGTGCTTGGAGACTCCATTGGAGCAGGCATTGTGGAGCACCTATCCCGACATGAGTTGGAAGTTAAGGATGCGGAGGTGGGCaactcagtggtggaggagAGGCAACGGATGGAGGAGACAAACAAGCTCATCCCTGACTATGACAACAAGGCACCTGATAGTGAAACCAATATGTAG